ATGCTTTATCATGTGGTTTCTTCagactcttttttcccctcaggttGTTTTAAAGAGTCTCCCACATCCTGAGCATCTACAGACTTCACTTTCCAAATATATTACATCCCTGGTTTATTATACTGCCCATTGTCCAATTTTCTTTAGTAGAGAAGCAATTGGGATCAAAGTAGAAAAGCCAAAAGGAGGCatctatttgtttgttttcagataGAGTCTTGAAAAGTATTTCACAGCAATgaagtttcatttcattttttagtCTTATTTTGCAACAGAGGCTGTCCATTTTTACGTAGAAGTAGTTTATCTACATTTCTAACAAAATGTTcccttttgttgttttttttcctcatgttagGTCTACTGAGCTTCCTGTAACAACAGTGGTTGCAGAAATGGACCCCTTCACAGCCTCTGAGACCAACATTTCCACTTGTGACTTATACGAGCACAAAGACACAGCACGGATATTACTGTCTGTCTTCTACGGCTCCATCCTGATTCTTGGGGTGCTTGGAAACACCATTGCCCTCActgtcatttttaaaaacagaaagaagatcAACTCCACTACCCTCTATTCAACAAATCTCGTCTTCTCTGACTTGCTGTTCTGCATTGCCTTGCCAACCAGGATCGCCTACTACGCCCTGGGATTCCACTGGCCATTTGGAGAAGCGCTGTGTCGAATCACTGCGCTCTTGTTCTACATCAACACCTACGCAGGTGTGAACTTCATGACGTGCCTGAGCATTGACAGGTTCTTCGCTGTAGTCCACCCTTTCCGATACAAGATCAGAAGGATTAAATATGCCAAAGGCATTTGTGTCTTTGTCTGGTTTCTTGTATTCAGTCAAACGTTCCCATTACTTATACAATCCAtgtcacaggaagaaaatgaaaggactACATGTATGGAATATCCAAACTTTGAGAAAATTGAACATCTACCATTTATACTACTTGCCGCCTGTTTAATAGGGTACCTTATTCCCCTGGGGATTATTCTATTTTGCTACTCTCAAATCAGCTGCAAACTTTTTCAAACAGCCAAGGAAAATCCACTGACTGAAAAATCAGGGATAAACAAAAAAGCCATCAATACAATCATATTTGTAATTATAGTGTTCATCATCTGCTTTACTCCTTATCACGTTGCAATCATACAACACATGATTAAGAAACTTCAGCAAGAACCCTTGtgcactgaaaagaaaattttccagAAGTCACTCCACTATACTGTATTTCTGATGAATTTTAACTGCTGCCTAGATCCTTTCATCTATTTCTTTGCATGCAAAGGATACAAGAGAACTGTACTGAAAATACTGAGACGACAAGTGAGTGTATCAATTTCAAGTGCTGCCAGGTCACATCACGAAGAAAGCTCACGTGACGCAGGAGAAACGCAAATGACGGTACTTGCTAAATCTTCCAATGGAAAGCtaccagaaaaataaagtctgtAGTACACCACAGTGAACCAAGACTAAAAATCCATGGTCCATAGCAAAACCTCTTAGTGCTCCCCTACAGCAGCTTAAGTAAAAATCTGTTTCTCAGGATGTCAGGGAATCAAGGAGTGATGACTAAAAAAGATTTGTCACAGGACAGCAAGAAAACTCAGCATTATCATCTTCTTGCTGTTCCTTTTGACTGATCTCTTATTTTTTCCGGGAAATATGCACCATTGCGGATGTTCAGATTCCATGCAGCACATACATATGCCTGGATGTTACTAACTCAAGCAGAGCCGAATTACAGTTAGGATTGAGCACAAATATAGCTTACAATTCAGACCAACTACAACCAGAACATCTGAAAATTTCAAGATCTCTAGCTGAGTTCCAATTGGGGCAATGGTTTTGTTGGTCCAGTCACAcaaacagaggaaataaaattttgatatAAAATGGACAACTTCTTTGCTCATTTGACTATTACAAGTACTTAGCTTATAGCTCTTTGGAGGTGAAACTACGTTTTACAATATGTGGAGCACAAATGCCTTATTGGACAATTCACATAGAAAACATTGTCAAATATAACACATGAAAAGCTAATTAACTGTTTGGTTCTCCCCAACATTGAACATCTCCTGTATGTAAAATTACTCATCTTCACAAGGTGTATTATCACTTTACTCCTTTTCCTAAAGGAAAACTTTCCTTTTTAGTGTTTattgtaaaaagtctctctctaCTCCTGTTGTATATAGATTATTTATGAACACGAATTGAAGCAAGAGACTGTAATATGAAAACTGCACcatttcagttaaaaaacaGTGATACAGTGTTCTTCAGAACTTCTGCTGAAGTCAGACATGGACATAAGACAAACACTTTAGAAACATGAATAACGTTCATAGTTGAGACCATTCAAAAAGTAAATTAATGGATTAATTCTGATGGTGTGAGATGGCTACCTCTCTTTAAGCACTGTTTACCTGAGAGATCAATAAATGAGAAGAGCAGAATTGGCTGGGAAAGAACAAGTTTTCCCATCATGCCTTCATACAGCATATCTGGGATCCCTTTAGGCATGCTGAAATTGGCTCAGGAAATAGACCAAATGACTTAAACACATCCTGCTGGAATCAGCTCAATACCAGCTGAGAATCCAGGATGTAAGCCCTGGGTTCCTGCTGATGTGTGCCCTTCCGTCACGTTTCAGTTTCCTTCCCTACTTTATTCCTGGCCCTCTATCTTTTCTTTAGTGTTCTATCTTATTAATATGCCCTCACTGGCCAACACAACTTGGTAACTCAACCACAAGATTGTGATGGAAAATTAAAGAGTGCCTGA
This sequence is a window from Vidua chalybeata isolate OUT-0048 chromosome 2, bVidCha1 merged haplotype, whole genome shotgun sequence. Protein-coding genes within it:
- the LOC128783769 gene encoding G-protein coupled receptor 183-like translates to MPLTAQRIQEATEMSTELPVTTVVAEMDPFTASETNISTCDLYEHKDTARILLSVFYGSILILGVLGNTIALTVIFKNRKKINSTTLYSTNLVFSDLLFCIALPTRIAYYALGFHWPFGEALCRITALLFYINTYAGVNFMTCLSIDRFFAVVHPFRYKIRRIKYAKGICVFVWFLVFSQTFPLLIQSMSQEENERTTCMEYPNFEKIEHLPFILLAACLIGYLIPLGIILFCYSQISCKLFQTAKENPLTEKSGINKKAINTIIFVIIVFIICFTPYHVAIIQHMIKKLQQEPLCTEKKIFQKSLHYTVFLMNFNCCLDPFIYFFACKGYKRTVLKILRRQVSVSISSAARSHHEESSRDAGETQMTVLAKSSNGKLPEK